A region from the Stygiolobus caldivivus genome encodes:
- a CDS encoding DEAD/DEAH box helicase, with the protein MASEIVPEAYTSILGDIILQECSKITKEKCKYNDTPIKLKPDPSEYKYGLKREEIIDIISKYFPGKEEEILQKMLKNSYILEFSDENDNKQYRSIYMDLFIRSVNLKTKNFTPNYIINPRLSLVKVTIPSNEDRKYRLDMNSNVKEIRELVDLLVQELGDKDAEQYVKIVNEYLELRKYNGLDLIQISMIRDAIRDFINGNHILIEAPTGFGKTEIFLFLILFVLIKYKFNSNNKILILYPRKALALDNMNRIIMLSALIEKIKGVKVPVLLRDGDSDKLEEGSKVRGGSLTCPNKHPLIFKNNRVTCSDEKCEYREMVHILDTKKYKNYNAEPLIIISNIYTIANRLLTFRKTEDINIEDFKKISLIILDEVHVYTDIFGGITSSVLGGIKEINNNVKFIGVSATIPNRDSFAKQLFNDNRISFINSLEIANKISEKLRGQKFYLVGFFEIRPDISWHTYAQLWTILASTYSIIYLNNPIIAKGGFTQSDPKNNTPDNYFSYQNIVFINNVYELRRFREEIMQNISIGEPKDRVKGDIKEAFRDPYYVYLPPELNNLNKASLDNNRIHWIGEIIRKHFGIVFMDAKDKFERFTKIAKGEYIAIASTSSLELGVDYEGVSFILNASADDEVEIVQRLGRAGRSSKMPKITLGIILSKNVPHQSFRIHDENYSKRIIYMLSGTQLGDIDKNKIGLRIMKNAKPVIEFKNLVIASINLYKKGIISDINVDLQSIFSEMENFVEDGIIKSELNEFKEVFFTKRLNCEKIMNRYAKFTKIKSTEKDLPFYIDKLEEKTEKFCDKISKDKVLSKSITQENNENIKNICAKLNSNLEKGIKLADNFNKSSDVTARRDNLNELKKKLREIRSNFEELDDLLGSQGIKHLINYQDEIRKKLNRNVQNIINIVLDLEKFVDKQPLENEKYFIICKKINSIPNKKLRNPNIIREFIFNYSSISSVGLGVEDPNLTRQNIKVSINDPLINSSRPISWHQDFYTILTRFYPFTIVNYSDYLESKQTRSSISNMPYGTLLLGLNLNYNEWDHNIRRNIGRYLSIDIQGRKKVLELKDIREIKIYNLLDLENRLGNPIVLKSKKGYEFYVKLGVDVSYIDYYLRNPDQVRQLANNKGLRYDPFILSYSRVCDIGHGISTDPFDINCPFQGECSLGKIFLPHSCRHWISYSMSSMKRPILPFIDKLNDNKIRGSVLVSPINEVFEVTSLLVFKKLDKVLISISDYTLPIYLNPKIRITLYDTNGLKVRFNKLITKEILKKMLFDEESKEFEELRYILLTKYYIIKKFRGNVYVGVRNLVSKKYKEYIEQIYSNNGEREEFLEFVYTILLHTLAHLLYEFIISKFNVDEDFIDYYYNLDMNNIFNKDDDSIYIYEKTSYGTLKLSEIIVRGFKNMTNLLDEFYEYALDELKRHEQDLDSYGKSLKNLKAQIMSGINKNYYKILQDEVEIYRNLSNNKIRPDLYTFKLYLTEKFNKDKVNEEINDYLSLADVVLENICIDGCSSCVITDYCHYPLHQNLVVSRRLAYYFIKEIFDEKSKRIKSTIELKGNSDLGFQIITHFAKENAKLIKITSAFIDKECLDIIKSVLNTNRNILVELTTNNLNNSKVLQEYSSLIESLKTTGRFKLNFDPKTHVKEYEVLFDSNYRITITTSWNCEKSSSKQNFSISVSYMNT; encoded by the coding sequence GTGGCATCAGAAATTGTTCCAGAGGCATACACTTCAATATTAGGTGATATAATTCTCCAGGAATGTTCTAAAATAACAAAAGAGAAATGTAAATATAACGATACTCCAATAAAGCTGAAACCTGATCCTAGTGAGTATAAATACGGATTGAAAAGAGAAGAAATAATAGATATAATCTCGAAATATTTCCCTGGAAAAGAAGAGGAAATATTACAAAAAATGCTTAAAAATAGTTATATCCTAGAATTTTCTGATGAGAATGATAATAAACAATATCGTAGTATTTATATGGACTTGTTCATCAGAAGTGTTAATCTTAAGACAAAAAATTTCACTCCTAATTATATAATTAACCCAAGATTGAGTTTAGTAAAAGTTACTATACCCTCTAATGAAGATAGAAAATATAGATTAGATATGAATAGTAATGTAAAGGAAATCAGAGAATTAGTTGATTTACTTGTACAAGAATTAGGTGACAAAGATGCTGAACAATATGTCAAAATTGTTAATGAGTACTTGGAGTTAAGAAAATATAATGGTCTCGATCTTATTCAGATTTCTATGATAAGAGATGCTATTAGAGACTTTATTAATGGAAACCATATACTCATAGAAGCTCCGACGGGTTTTGGAAAAACTGAAATTTTCTTATTTTTAATATTATTCGTTCTAATTAAATATAAATTTAATAGTAATAATAAAATTTTAATTTTGTATCCAAGAAAAGCGTTAGCATTGGATAATATGAACAGAATTATAATGTTATCGGCATTGATTGAAAAAATAAAGGGAGTGAAGGTTCCCGTACTGCTCAGAGACGGTGACTCAGATAAATTAGAAGAAGGTAGCAAAGTGAGAGGTGGCTCTTTAACTTGCCCTAATAAACATCCTTTAATTTTTAAGAATAATAGAGTAACTTGTTCTGATGAGAAGTGTGAATACAGAGAAATGGTTCACATATTAGACACTAAAAAATATAAAAACTACAATGCGGAGCCTTTAATTATCATATCTAATATATATACTATAGCAAATAGACTTTTAACCTTTCGCAAAACGGAGGATATAAACATAGAGGATTTTAAGAAAATTTCTCTAATCATATTGGATGAAGTGCATGTTTATACAGATATTTTTGGCGGTATTACCTCCTCTGTACTGGGAGGAATTAAAGAGATAAACAATAATGTCAAGTTTATAGGAGTTTCCGCTACAATTCCTAATAGGGATAGTTTTGCTAAACAGTTATTCAACGATAATAGAATATCATTTATAAACAGCCTAGAGATAGCTAACAAGATTAGTGAAAAACTTAGAGGTCAGAAATTCTATCTTGTCGGGTTCTTCGAAATAAGACCGGATATTTCATGGCATACTTACGCTCAATTATGGACTATTCTTGCCTCCACCTATTCTATCATTTATCTGAATAATCCTATAATCGCTAAAGGCGGTTTTACACAATCAGATCCTAAAAATAATACTCCTGATAACTATTTCTCATATCAAAACATAGTTTTCATAAATAATGTGTACGAGTTAAGGAGGTTCAGAGAAGAGATAATGCAAAACATCAGTATAGGAGAGCCGAAAGACAGAGTAAAAGGGGATATTAAGGAAGCTTTTCGAGATCCTTATTACGTGTATCTCCCTCCAGAACTAAATAACCTCAATAAGGCATCATTAGATAACAATAGAATTCATTGGATAGGAGAGATCATCAGAAAACACTTTGGAATAGTGTTTATGGATGCTAAGGATAAGTTTGAAAGGTTTACAAAAATAGCTAAAGGAGAATATATAGCTATAGCGTCTACGTCATCACTTGAGTTAGGGGTTGATTATGAAGGGGTTTCATTTATATTAAATGCAAGTGCAGATGATGAGGTTGAAATCGTCCAACGATTGGGAAGGGCTGGAAGAAGTAGTAAGATGCCAAAGATAACCTTAGGGATAATATTATCTAAAAATGTACCTCATCAGAGTTTCAGGATTCATGATGAAAATTACTCAAAGAGAATCATATACATGCTATCGGGTACTCAACTCGGGGATATTGATAAAAATAAAATCGGATTAAGAATAATGAAAAATGCTAAGCCGGTGATAGAGTTTAAAAATCTGGTCATTGCCTCTATTAATCTGTATAAAAAAGGTATAATTTCTGATATTAACGTTGATTTGCAAAGTATATTTTCGGAAATGGAAAATTTTGTTGAAGATGGTATTATAAAGTCTGAGTTGAACGAGTTCAAGGAAGTTTTCTTTACAAAGAGACTAAATTGCGAAAAAATTATGAATAGATATGCTAAGTTTACTAAGATTAAAAGCACAGAAAAAGATCTTCCATTTTACATAGATAAATTGGAAGAAAAAACAGAAAAATTCTGCGACAAGATAAGTAAAGATAAAGTACTTTCTAAGAGTATTACTCAAGAAAATAATGAGAATATTAAAAATATATGTGCTAAATTAAACAGTAATTTAGAGAAAGGGATAAAACTGGCTGATAATTTCAATAAGTCGTCTGATGTCACAGCGAGAAGGGATAATCTAAATGAACTTAAGAAAAAACTAAGGGAAATACGTTCAAATTTTGAAGAACTAGATGACCTATTAGGTAGTCAAGGAATAAAACATTTAATTAACTACCAGGATGAGATACGGAAAAAATTAAACAGAAATGTTCAAAATATAATAAATATAGTTCTAGATTTAGAAAAGTTTGTGGATAAACAACCTTTAGAAAATGAAAAATATTTTATAATATGCAAGAAGATAAATTCTATTCCAAATAAAAAATTAAGAAATCCCAATATCATTAGAGAATTTATATTTAACTATTCATCTATATCTAGCGTTGGACTTGGCGTGGAAGATCCTAATTTGACTAGACAGAATATAAAAGTGTCTATTAATGACCCATTAATTAATTCCTCACGTCCAATTTCTTGGCATCAGGATTTTTACACAATATTAACTCGCTTTTATCCTTTTACGATAGTCAACTATTCAGACTATCTTGAAAGCAAGCAAACTAGATCGTCTATCAGTAATATGCCATACGGAACTCTTTTACTAGGGTTGAATTTAAACTACAACGAGTGGGACCATAATATACGGAGGAATATAGGACGATATCTAAGTATAGATATTCAAGGTAGAAAGAAAGTACTAGAATTAAAGGATATTAGGGAGATAAAAATATACAATTTGTTAGATCTTGAAAATAGATTAGGGAACCCTATTGTGTTAAAATCTAAAAAAGGCTACGAATTTTATGTAAAATTAGGAGTTGATGTAAGCTATATTGATTACTATTTACGTAATCCAGATCAAGTAAGACAGCTGGCCAATAATAAGGGGTTAAGATACGACCCGTTCATCTTATCATATAGTAGAGTATGTGATATTGGACATGGTATATCAACGGATCCATTTGATATAAACTGCCCGTTCCAAGGAGAATGCAGCCTTGGAAAAATTTTTCTTCCTCATAGTTGCAGACATTGGATATCTTACTCAATGTCATCAATGAAGCGTCCGATACTTCCGTTTATTGATAAATTAAACGATAATAAGATAAGAGGTTCGGTTTTAGTGTCTCCAATAAATGAAGTCTTTGAAGTTACTTCTTTGTTAGTGTTCAAGAAATTAGATAAGGTCTTAATATCTATAAGTGACTATACATTACCTATCTATTTGAATCCTAAAATAAGAATAACCTTATATGATACTAACGGGTTGAAAGTACGGTTTAACAAACTTATAACAAAAGAAATTTTAAAGAAAATGTTATTTGATGAAGAATCTAAAGAATTTGAAGAACTTCGATACATATTACTGACCAAATACTATATAATTAAAAAGTTCAGGGGGAACGTATATGTGGGGGTAAGGAACTTGGTTTCCAAAAAATATAAGGAATACATAGAACAAATATACTCAAATAACGGAGAAAGAGAAGAGTTTCTAGAATTTGTATATACAATATTACTTCATACTTTAGCTCATTTATTATATGAGTTTATCATCTCCAAATTCAACGTCGATGAAGACTTCATAGATTATTATTACAATCTAGATATGAATAATATTTTTAATAAGGATGATGATTCAATATATATATACGAGAAGACTTCTTATGGTACGTTGAAATTAAGTGAAATTATAGTAAGAGGTTTTAAAAATATGACTAATTTATTGGACGAATTTTATGAGTACGCACTAGATGAGTTAAAGAGGCATGAACAAGACTTAGATAGTTATGGTAAAAGCTTAAAGAACTTAAAGGCTCAAATAATGAGTGGAATCAATAAAAATTACTATAAAATACTTCAAGATGAAGTAGAGATATATAGGAATTTGTCTAATAACAAAATTAGACCAGATTTATACACATTCAAGCTTTATCTTACAGAGAAATTTAACAAAGATAAAGTTAACGAGGAGATTAATGACTATTTAAGTTTAGCTGATGTGGTATTGGAAAATATATGTATTGATGGTTGCTCTTCATGTGTTATAACCGATTATTGTCATTATCCTCTACATCAGAATCTGGTAGTGAGTAGGAGATTAGCTTATTATTTTATTAAGGAGATATTCGATGAAAAGTCAAAAAGAATCAAGAGTACTATAGAATTAAAAGGAAATTCTGATCTTGGGTTTCAAATAATAACCCATTTCGCTAAAGAAAACGCAAAATTAATAAAGATAACTAGCGCCTTTATCGATAAGGAATGTCTCGATATTATAAAGTCAGTTCTAAATACAAACCGCAATATATTAGTAGAATTAACTACCAATAATTTAAATAATAGTAAAGTACTACAAGAATATTCTTCTCTTATAGAAAGTCTTAAGACTACGGGACGTTTTAAACTGAACTTCGATCCAAAGACTCATGTTAAGGAATACGAGGTATTATTCGATTCTAATTATAGAATAACTATAACAACAAGTTGGAATTGTGAAAAATCTTCGAGTAAGCAGAACTTCAGTATCAGTGTATCTTATATGAACACATGA